Part of the Henckelia pumila isolate YLH828 chromosome 2, ASM3356847v2, whole genome shotgun sequence genome is shown below.
AAGAAGTCTCGAGACAAATATAATAGGAAGTCAAAATGTCATTTTTCCACCAATGAACGTCGTACTATCATCATCTACACTAAGAAAAACATGTCGATTGAAACTATATTTAATATTCTCCTAAAAGCAAGCTAATTACTCTTTATTGGACGTCCATGGATTTCAAGTGTTGTATTCATCGCGCAAGTCagaaatatataattttcaagagAATGTCGATTTTATTACTTACTCATCTATGTTAAGGTGTGATTTTCAGTTTTGTTTCATTCGTTGAATCAATTATAAATGTAATGtccaaaaatacaaaaattcaCTCACGAAGTCACGAGCAATTATTTAAATAACATTAAGAATTTTTGGTTAAATGTTAGATTTTGAGATTTAtgcaaaaatattagttttaatgtttttcaaGTATGTGTTAATTTCGATGACCAAGAGAGTTGAGACTAGCCTACGaacaaagtttaaaattttttaaggtAAGCGTGTTTTACgtacaaatttttattttaaagtttcaaatattatttgtgcagtttattttattttaaaagttaagcttgacatttaattttaaaagtctAGGGAATTCGATCCCCTATTGTGGCTTAGCCACTATAGGGGATGTTGTGGGGGTAAACGGACAgccaaatttcttttttttaatatttaattatattatttatttttattcaaatttttgggttttttttgctaaattttttttctctaatttttttttttattatacattttaatttttataaaaaacaatcatttttgtatatttttattttcttatatcaTTTAACACATTAtgcttgaaaaaaataataaaaattaagtacaatattaaatatataaaaatttaaaaatatcataaattatatgtaaagtaaaaaaataaaattaatcgatttgttttctaaacattaaaaattaaattcataaaattaataatttattattaagtttttatcataataaaacacattatagttgaacaaattaaaaatcagaaaaatattaaatatataaatattttaaaatataataaattatatgtaaattctaaaaaaaatcaaaatataaattatttataatctgTTAATTCAGTTAACTGATTTTTTTAACGAAAACCAATAACCGAGTTAAATTAATCGAAAATTTCTAGAACTAAAATTGAATTTCTGAATTAACCGAACTGATCAATTTTCGAATTCATTCGGTGGGTTAATTCGGTTTAACCGATACAATATTCATCCATAATTATCTTGACATCATTAATTTCAATAGTAATATATCTATTAAACATTCTTAATCAACTGTCTTTCTTTTTGAAAGTATAAAGATGTTAGTTGAAATGAAACAACAaaacatttaaattatttatgtgtGTTTTCATATTAACATTAATTAGTTGGTGTATTATTATATAGTATTGGAATATAAATTATAGGAAAAAATTGATACATgaaaataataagaataaaatgagattttttttaaaaaaaataaaatgtctaATAAAAAAGGcctaaaagtaaataaaaaaataaaaaaaaaagagaaaaacccaaaaattttagcaaaaaaaaacccaaaaatataaataaaaataaataattaaatattttaaaaagaaaacaaaaaacaaaaggaaatttGGCTGTGGGGCCGATCCAATCCCAAAGTCATGTAATGTTattaattaattgtgattaagaAAATATTCTAATTGCTAGATTTTTATACAGACAAGATCTAGAAATAAGTTAAatgcaataataataataataataataataataataataataataataataataataataataataataataataataataatatctgttttccaaaaataattaattaatgcatTCATGTAGCTAAAATGTAAACATAAATCTAATGAAAAATTAATGTATACATAGTTCTTTCTTAATGATTTAATATATACTCAGGGAAATTGAATTATGATTCCTTGCTTTATGTGAAACCAAATAAATTTCGGGCAAacaaaataacaaataataCAAGAATTTTCGTATTAATTGTTATAGACACTAAAAATAAAGTGAGTGGTCCcaatatttaagagttttaataataataataataataataataataataataataataataataataataataataataataataataataataataataataataataaataattattttttattgggttaaaatatttttttttgcttaATTTGATAATGATATACAACCGAATTTTTGTAATGTAAAATGCATTAAATGGCCTAAATGTTAATTAGTTCATATTGTTAGCTCGATCGGTATTCCAACTTTTAATTGTTTTATAGAATTTTTTAGGGTTCATTAAATTGCTTTAATCCGGTATGATTgactatttttatttgtttacttAGGAGATTTTGACATCTATTCACTGTTGAATTTTATTTGTAGCGGAGTGTTGtttggttttcgaaattttaatAACCCACCGTCTTAGGGGATGACAACGGGGCGGGTTTGAATAAACCCGAGACTCGCACAGCCTCCCTTTGAACCCGCCTCGTCCCGCCTTGCGAACCCGACGGGTCCAATCTGGGTTAGACTCGTTGGACCtgccaaaaattaaataattttaaatttattaaataaaaaaaatttaaattaacaaaaaaaatttaaatttaatttcaaatatatattgataatatttaagacaaaaaaatattatcacaACTTAAAATTGATCAATTTgtgattaattaataattattaaccaaaaaacattataatgatatatttttatactaaacctatcataataaaataaattcatttcaatctaataaaattatacactcaaaTTATggacaaaatattaattatttagtataaaaatataattatatattattaatattatatatatattttatatttaatatatatacatgtatattttaaatttatatatatatatacctggCGGGGCGGGTCTGAGCGGGTTTGGTCAAACCCGAGACCTGCCTCGAACCCGCTTGTGAACTCGCTTAGGCGGGTTCTAAACCCGATCCATTGTAATCCATACACCGTCCTAATTTTTTCTCAATGAGTAAATCTTTTGTACAAAATCTCATGGATCTATATCACTGAAAtgagttgatttttttttttagacaaaacttttaattttattaattataatcaAGCATTACAAGTCCAACCAACCACAAGAGAAACTCATCATTCATCCAAACAAACGATGAATGAGTGGAAGAAGAAAAAACAGCAATATTATGAGCTACAGAATTCACCGAACGACGAACATGAACAATATCAAAAGCTATAAAATCCTGCAACCTTTCTTTGATTTTTGTAGCACACGCTCCCGGATATCCCAGATCTTCTTGATCAGCTGTGACTGCTTGCACTGTTAATAAAGTATCGGAAGCCACCTGAATATTTCTGAAATTCTTTTCATAAACAAGTTTAATCCCTTCCATTATAGCTAAGAGTTCTCCATGAACCACCGAGAACGGTTGATTTATTTTCTTACCAAACGCCGATAGAAGTCTCCCTTGATGATCTTGCAATACTCCGCCCACACTAAACTGATTAAGGTTCTCATTCAAACTAGCATCAACATTCAACTTTAGCATGTTTTGGGCCGGTGGCAGCCGATGATTTTCTTGATGCAGACTCCCCTTCGCATTAGGAATCTCGCAATATTCTATTGTTGACATAAAAGTAATGTTTTTATGACCCCAGGTAttgtaatatattttatattgagTTTAAATTGTGCATTATCTTTTGTATATTTTGtataatttgttttattttatcttttgtaatattttatttttcttaggTTTATATATTCTCTCTAAACATATCTCATGGCGTCTGCAATTCACGATCTTCCTTACCGGTCATGACCTATTTTGTCTTTGTTGATGGCTTTCATCCTTGTCCACCCAAATTCACTACCGCCAATCCCCAAACCTGAGGCAATAGACACCAGCGTTGTTCCCAAATTAATCATTCGAAAACAACAAGCCTCAAAAgtatatattcaaaaaaaaataaacaaatcttTTTATTTATAAACCGAAATGCTTGTCATTCATAAAACTGGAATTACACTACCTTTATAATGCTTAAAATAAATTGATGCAATGTCTACGCAGCAGATTAACTTAACAAGAACTAAACAGAAACTAAACAGTAGAATTCACGGCTGCGCTAGCCTTAGAATTGGTTTTTCTTATCTTCTTCCATCTCCACTTCGTTCTTATCTGAGATGGTGTTTGGTGTGTGAGTGATATGGTCGTCACTTAGTAAATAAGATAATTAACGTCCCAGCTAAAAACGTTTTTAACAGAAAAACTCATATACATAAATCAGAACAAAAATAACAtattcttcagaaataataGTAGTTATATTATGCACAAATCCGCTTATGAGTTTCGAGATTAACTGATATCAGTGTCTTATATGATAATCTCTAAAGGGTGAGGCCATAATTGAGTAATCAGTAATGTTATTTAGTTCCCCTAGCTTTcagatttcaaatttcaatttttcatCATTGTAAAAATGTTGTTTTCAATTTTTAGTGATATAATCTTGCATtcatatcaatcaaataatttatttttatttttttaattgcatTGGTTTGAATGAAATACTATTCGATGGCCAAATATAGGAATTGGACATTTTGACTAACTAGTAAGTTTaacgtgcgttgcacgtgatATACAATATTGTAAGATAAAGTTTATAAGAAGTTAAagaacataaaatatatatatttttcaaatatatatatatatatatatatatgtatgtatgtatatgggAACCAAAAGATATTTTACCTTTGAAAATtctaaatattaaaatctaagtATCAGGATCCTTGATTTATAGCTGACAAGAAAAATATACAAGTATAAAAACACATAATATAAATGAAAATATCAGTCATAGACACGAAAAGCAAAACAAAAACTTAATTTAacacaaattaaaaattattatatataacacataatattgaaaataaaagaTTAGTCATAACAAATACGTCGATGTTTTACTGTCCAACAATTCTCCATTCTTGAACCTCAAAATATGTTGATGTCATCCATTTTCATCATATGGAGAAATAAATCAAACACTTAAACAAAAATTTAACAtacacaataaatcaaatgcaaaataaaaactaatttaaagaaataaattaaactcaatGACAATATAAACAATACACAATTAAACTTTTCTTTTTTAAGatatattctaaaattattatatatagcaCATAATATTGAGAATAAAATATTAGTAATAACAAATACGTCGACGTTTCGTTGTCCAACAAAATCTCCATTCTTGAACCTCAAAATATGTTGATGTCATCCATTTTCGCCATTtggagaaaataaattaaacacttaaataaaaatttaacacacacaataaatcaaatgcAAATTGAAGACTAATTTAAAGCAATAAAATAAACTCAAGGACAATATAGGTaatacacaattaaactctcattttttaaaatatattagatATTAGATTAAATTAGATAGATTGGAGAAAACAAATTAAACACTTAAACAAAAATTTAACACACATGTACAATAAATCAAATACAAATTTAAGACTAATTTAAGGCAATAAATTAAACTCAAGGATAATATCGACAATACACAATTAAATTCTTCCTTTTTAAGATATATATTAGAGAATTATTAAATATAACACATttattgagaataaaaaattaGTCATAACAAATACGTCGACATTTTACTGTCCAAAAAATTCTCCATTCTTGAACCTCGAAATATGTTGATTTCATCCATTTTCGTCATTTGGAGAAAACAAATTAAacactcaaataaaaatttgagagttgatatttacactccattttGTGTTACCTACACTCCACTATATATGTAAAGTAGAGTACAAATTTATTCACAAATGAAgtgcaaataacaaaaaatggagtgtaaatatcaattCCCTAAAAATTTAACAcacacaataaatcaaatgcAAATCGAAAACTAATTTAAAGCAATAAAATAAACCCAAGGAGAATATAGACAATAGTAAcaatacacaattaaactctCTCATTTTAAGATATATTAGAAGACTAATTTAAGGCAATAAATTAAACTCAATGACAATATAGaaatacacaattaaactctTCCTTTGTAAGATATATTAGAAAATTGTTATATATAACGCATAATATTGAGAATAAAAGATTAGTCATAACAAATACATCGACGTTTTAATATCCAACAAATTCTCCATTCTTGAACCTCGAAATATGTTGATGTCATCCATTTTTACCATTtggaaaaaacaaattaaacacttcaataaaaatataacacaGACAATAAATCAAATGAAAATTGAAGACTAatttaaagcaataaataaaccTAAGGACAATATAGACAATACACAATTAATCTCTCCCTTTTTAAGATATATATTTGgagaaaacaaattaaatacttcaataaaaatataacacaCTCAATAAATCAAATGAAAATCGAAGACTAatttaaagcaataaataaaccTAAGACAATATAGAcaatacacaattaaactctcactttttaagatatattagattcaaaaaattttcctttgattattttaactATAAAGTTGCAGTTTTGTATCATTGGGTGCCCAGGGGTGGATGTAATCTATGGGCAAGAGTAGAATTTTACGCGGAAGTTATTAAGTACCAGAAACATATCCCTTGATATGCTAATTTCTAGATTTATACTAGTTAAGGTGAATCAACAAAGTAAATAATGGCATTCAAGCTTTCAAGGGATGTCCTAGTTAGTTGGTAGAGTAGGTGAATATTTGGTTAGAGGTCAGTAGTTTGATTCTCTTATCAAAATCTTCTTAGACTAGCATGTTTCGCATGACTTGTTTAATGCGGTTTACCTGGCTAACGTGGTTTGCAAGGTATTGCATTAGTCCGAATGTTTACCCAGTACATACCGAAAGATAACGGCTGCAGGTTATcacattataataataataataataataataataataataataataataataataataataataataataataataataataataataataataattaaaaaaatataatagaaATAAAGTAAAGAAAGTATTTGATAGTCTCATATCATCCCTGAGGAATGAACTATGTATCACGTCAAATTAACATAAATGAATGATGGTATATTATGACAAAATTTTTAGGAAATTTAAACAATTTACCAGTCACCACATGAACAACACCATATttgaagagaaaaagaaaagttGATCTCAAAAGAATGCACTATATAGCCAAATTTCCCACATATATAAAactttttcattttaaaaaataaaaataaaactaaggGTGTCAAAATTGAACTCAACTCGCTAACCGATCCGAAAATGATTGGGTTAGGGTTGAGAgtttttggattcgggtcataTCGAGTTGGAACCAGAATCTAAcccgaaaaaaataatttggttCGGGTTATGTTCGGGTTAACTCGGTTTTATCTGAGATGACCTGAAAATTGTATTATTATTCTTTTTATATAGAATTAAGAAAGATTGAAtacatttttataaattttatatttgaaaaaaaattcttatatatcgatataatatattttcatcatttaatatttattttgtaacgttgtgaattttttaattttatttttgaagtaaatatgtttaaattttttacaattAGACTTTCAAATCTAAATCATATATGAGAGAGATTTTGTTATTaagttttaaattaatttattaatattaatactgtgtgttttgaatttttatttaattattttttaaaaaataataattgaaaaaaaaaaaaacaaatcggGTGTTATAGTAATTGGGTTAGTCGGGTTCCCCTTTGGGTTGGCCATTTTCAGGTTCTTGTCGGGTTCATGTTTAGACCTTTTTACTAGTATATTACGTCAATTCGATCCAACCCCATCTGATTTAAACCCCTAGTCAAACATGGTATATCTTAAGAAATTTTGTTTACATACTTCATTTTTTTATCTAAAAACATGTTGACCTCGAAGGAGACCACATCCCACATAATTAATTTAGAggctcattggctcatgcgaAGATTAATTAAATCGAGGATATGCACGAGCGACAGTGACCTGAGGGAGGGAGCAACGTCATGGTCaaccccagagcataccccacaatatttcagcaaggaatatgctccacacgagaatCGGACCCGCAACTCTGGAGAATTTCTTCTCACGTCACCCCAAGTCTTACCAACCCGTCTATATTCCTGTGGGCACATACTTCTTTTTTATGTTTACATATGTACCTCGAAGTAAATTTTGTACACTACCGGTGCCTATTCATGAAAGTTGTTCATTCAAAGAGACACGTCTCAaatcattaaaagaaaaatattttgtcaTTACGAGACGCAAACAGGTTTATTGTGCTTCAACCCATGCATACAGAAATTAATTGTGGATTTATGTCACATGATAATTATGGATGATTGAAATGATTTAAAATcacgaaataatattttattttttttatttttttaaatattaataatttgattatttcatttttataattatttaattataacaCATATGAAAATACGAGATGCAATTTTTCATTAATCtattacaaaattttatttgttaattCGTAATTTGAATGTAATTTGTATCCTGAACATttcatcaataataataatcaagtgCATAGTTGATGTTCTTTTTcgaaaaaattgtgaaaatacATGATTTTCATATGTTAATTACAACTTTTGATGTGAAATTGGGTTGTGCATAAACAACACATTTTGTGtaaaaattttatgattttaattattgcatacaatacttaaaattttatgATAATCACATTTAATCATGAACATATATAATGATATTATATGTTTCTAGTTGAAAATTTTGTTCTTATTTAGAAATATAggtttgtaattttttttaaaattattataaaatagtaaCAATTTTTTATAGTTTTCTGAAAAAAATCTAGAATCATTATCCCTAATatcttaatattatatgtttataaTTGAATATTGTTTTCTTTATACATACAGatttctaaataatatttttttaaaaaaaacaataaaacaattttttttgacaaaaaattgaacataaaaaaaatatcgggATATTCTCTCCTTACgagatcccgaacattcgggaaCCCGACATGAGTTGGGTATGGAAATCGAGAGAAAAAATAGGTTTTCGATTtgctcgcaagtgcacgatttcaagttttaatatatgatatgAGTAGAGTATAGTTCCAAcaaggattgaaaatttatatttacacTGAATAATGTAATTAAATTTAGAGAAtcaatcaaagtttaaaatttaataaactaaaataattaaacaaacaaGAATTTCAAGGACGACCTTGGATACACGATTTGAGACGGATTTTAGATACAAAACTTCACTTAATTTTCATTCATATAAATCATATCGATTGATAATATCATCTATCCCAATTTATAAGCCAAGAacctttaattattatttactgTTTCTCCCAAGTGCtgagtaaattttattattctaatgtcaatttcgatatccctatcagaaatcaaacataaaaataatttaatcaagttctatTGTTCTATTTAAATGATCTCAAAGAAAATTGTAGGTCTCCCGAACTCTACAAAAATCTTAGGTTGTGTTTTCATGTGATTCTATTCAAAATTTCCTCTTACTAGTGttagattttaaataaatttaacattcaatatatgaccagtaaattgaaagacaatcaaaatatgaatacacaaataaattattaagaacaaataatagtagaaaaatcatattcaaaacattaaaatcaaatcaagatccgtcaatatctagaaacaactaataggtttataatgaaataatcaaacacatagacacatctaaaaatctcatcatTAATCAAGACAGATAATAAAAATTACATATTAAAGTCAATTCTCTGTCCCTAGATGAATTTTCTCTGAATTTTGATTCAACTATCCCTTGTCATTCGCTCTCACGTCTCAAATTTGTGTCCCAAACATATTTGAATGCGTAGTGTTGTGTGGTTCTGTTCAAGTGTAATAAGATGAAGAAAAAATGAAAAGTGGTTCAAAAGTCTCCAAAATTCGACCCtcgtattttatttataataataattcattCTTAACAGGCCGAAAACGGCGCATAAAAACCCAAAATAAATAGGTTTACGCGCGAACGGCTCTGGGGTGCTCGAAAATCAGTGTTGGGCGCCAGTCGCCGAACTTTATTTTTTGAACATGCTGTGCGGGCACTGGGGAGCCCTGTGctgctgtttttttttttcccatatCGGTCTTGTACAATTCTTGACCTTTCATGTTTTCTTTGTCATTTTTCATCTGATTTCACCtatttttatcaactaaaaaAGTTTTTACTTAAACTCTTGCAAACGacataaaaaaacaaacaaacaaagacGCATAATATCGTTTAAGAAACGATAAAACGCCAAGTTAAattctataaaataaaaatgaaaaacttTCACTTATAGGGGTACCCGATCCGACCCCTAATCATTACACATAActttatctatttattttttgtttaaacGAATCTACTGCCTACTTCTATTTCCATTGTAAAGTGTGAGTtttctattatttatttattaaattatcccTATATCATATGTGTTTAATATTTTCAAGGGCAGATGTGTTGGGATATCAACCTAAGTCCCATATTGATAGATCAAGGAAATAATCATGGGTTAATAAATGAAATGATATCTCCATTGGTATGAGGCATTTTGGGTGGGTTCCCAAAAACAAAACCATGAGGGTTTATAcccaaagtggacaatatcataccatTGTGGAGATATCCGGATTCTATTgatctaacaagtggtatcagagccatggtcTGATCGAACCAATGTGAGTGGAATCCTCGGAATTAAAAACGAAGGAGGTAAGGCTCCCGGTAAGATCCGTGTTAAGCTCTCGAGGGGTGATGCTCCCGGGAATTCATGTAAGACGTGTGCCTCAACGCAGTGTAGTGGAGTAGCCTCGATTGGAGACGGATTGAGGGGAGGCCCGGACCATGTGAATAATGGTGTGACTTAGTTTGAGGGAAGGATTGTTAGGATAT
Proteins encoded:
- the LOC140879167 gene encoding uncharacterized protein, which codes for MSTIEYCEIPNAKGSLHQENHRLPPAQNMLKLNVDASLNENLNQFSVGGVLQDHQGRLLSAFGKKINQPFSVVHGELLAIMEGIKLVYEKNFRNIQVASDTLLTVQAVTADQEDLGYPGACATKIKERLQDFIAFDIVHVRRSVNSVAHNIAVFSSSTHSSFVWMNDEFLLWLVGLVMLDYN